In one window of Borrelia anserina Es DNA:
- a CDS encoding ABC transporter ATP-binding protein has protein sequence MNNNILETKELSHYYINSDNKTLDTINLKIKKNEFITLLGPSGCGKTTLIRIIGGFLNQTEGEIYFLSKEISKITPNKREINTVFQNYALFPHMNVFENIAFGLKMKKINKNLIKEKVKDVLSLIDMQKYAYRNINELSGGQKQRVAIARAIIMEPKLLLLDEPLSALDLKMRQEMQRELKKIQRKIGITFIYVTHDQEEALTMSDRIAVMNEGVILQIGTPEEIYNEPKTKFVASFIGESNIFEGTYEKEFVVKMFGKDFKCLDKGFKNKEPVDLVIRPEDVKILPKGQGDLSGIITSAVFQGVHYEMTLEIQKSNWLVQSTKLTKVGEEVDISLGPDDIHVMCKEQ, from the coding sequence TTGAATAATAACATCCTAGAGACTAAAGAATTAAGTCATTATTACATTAATAGTGATAATAAAACTCTAGACACAATTAATTTAAAAATTAAAAAGAATGAATTTATTACTCTCCTTGGTCCATCAGGATGTGGCAAAACAACATTAATAAGAATAATAGGAGGTTTTTTAAATCAAACTGAAGGAGAAATCTATTTCTTATCAAAAGAGATTTCAAAAATTACGCCTAACAAAAGAGAGATTAACACCGTATTTCAAAACTATGCACTCTTTCCACACATGAATGTTTTTGAAAATATCGCATTTGGACTTAAGATGAAAAAGATAAATAAAAATTTAATAAAAGAAAAAGTAAAAGATGTACTCTCACTAATTGATATGCAAAAATACGCCTATAGAAATATAAATGAACTATCAGGCGGACAAAAACAAAGAGTTGCAATCGCAAGAGCAATAATTATGGAACCTAAACTCTTACTACTAGATGAACCACTCTCGGCCCTTGATTTAAAGATGAGACAAGAAATGCAAAGAGAGCTTAAAAAAATACAAAGAAAGATTGGAATAACATTTATATATGTCACACACGATCAAGAAGAAGCACTAACAATGAGCGATAGAATAGCAGTAATGAATGAAGGAGTAATCCTTCAAATTGGAACACCTGAGGAAATTTATAATGAACCCAAAACAAAATTTGTGGCAAGTTTTATTGGAGAAAGCAACATTTTTGAAGGAACGTATGAAAAAGAATTCGTCGTCAAAATGTTTGGTAAAGATTTCAAATGCCTTGACAAAGGATTTAAAAATAAAGAGCCTGTTGATCTTGTAATACGACCAGAAGATGTAAAAATACTGCCAAAAGGACAAGGAGATTTAAGTGGAATAATTACTTCAGCAGTATTCCAAGGCGTGCACTATGAAATGACACTAGAAATTCAAAAATCTAATTGGTTAGTTCAAAGTACAAAACTGACAAAAGTTGGTGAAGAAGTTGATATATCATTAGGACCTGATGACATTCATGTAATGTGTAAGGAACAATAA
- the ylqF gene encoding ribosome biogenesis GTPase YlqF: protein MSSKINWFPGHMKRASDLIKENLKRTNIVLEILDARAPLSSKNPLIEKIIKNSNKDKIILLNKSDLVKEEEILKWKEYFETLGNNVLITNIYKKGMRKQIIDNIKKTVNVKKIRNYREKIKALLIGVPNVGKSSIINLLVGRKSTSVANKPGYTKNIQIVKVNEKINIFDTPGILWHNLEDQEIAKKLAILDMIKNETIDNTELALYLLREMHINNKTKLLNKYNITSIDSLEILEKFARTRGFINKKNEIDLEQASKILIKEYREGKFGKIILDVKHHNKNK, encoded by the coding sequence ATGTCAAGCAAAATTAACTGGTTCCCTGGCCACATGAAAAGAGCCTCGGACTTAATCAAAGAAAATCTTAAAAGAACAAATATTGTATTAGAAATACTTGATGCTAGAGCTCCACTTAGCAGTAAAAATCCATTAATTGAAAAAATAATTAAAAACTCAAATAAAGATAAAATAATACTTTTAAACAAATCAGATCTTGTAAAAGAAGAAGAAATTTTAAAATGGAAAGAATATTTTGAAACACTTGGAAATAATGTATTAATAACAAACATATATAAAAAAGGAATGAGAAAACAAATAATAGATAACATAAAGAAAACAGTTAACGTAAAAAAAATTAGAAATTACAGAGAAAAAATAAAAGCCTTATTAATTGGGGTGCCAAATGTCGGAAAATCATCAATAATTAACTTATTGGTAGGAAGAAAAAGCACAAGTGTTGCAAACAAACCAGGATACACAAAAAATATACAAATAGTGAAAGTAAATGAAAAAATTAATATCTTCGACACACCAGGAATATTATGGCATAATTTAGAAGACCAAGAGATTGCAAAAAAACTTGCAATACTAGATATGATAAAAAATGAAACAATAGACAACACAGAACTTGCACTATATCTACTCAGAGAAATGCACATAAATAACAAAACTAAACTACTAAACAAATACAATATAACGTCAATAGACTCACTTGAAATTTTAGAAAAATTTGCAAGAACAAGAGGATTCATAAATAAAAAAAATGAAATAGATCTTGAACAAGCATCAAAAATACTAATAAAAGAATATAGAGAAGGAAAATTTGGGAAAATTATACTTGACGTAAAACATCATAATAAAAATAAATAA
- a CDS encoding N-acetylmannosamine-6-phosphate 2-epimerase: MIGGKIKRGLIVSCQALEGEPLHSSFIMSKMALAAKMGGAVGIRANSIVDIHQIKSEVDLPIIGIIKRVYNDSPVFITPTIKEVDELCSEGVDVIAIDATLRERPDGVLLSEFFNKIKEKYPNQLLMADIASLEEAVNADKLGFDFIGTTLHGYTKGTEGCNIADNDFAFLKNLIKCNFKSKLIVEGKIDTPLKAKRSFELGVSLVVVGGAITRPMEITKSFVDKMNEVK, translated from the coding sequence ATTATTGGAGGAAAAATTAAAAGAGGTTTAATTGTTTCTTGCCAAGCACTTGAAGGGGAGCCATTACATAGTAGTTTTATTATGTCTAAGATGGCCTTAGCGGCAAAGATGGGCGGGGCGGTTGGAATTAGGGCCAATAGTATTGTAGATATTCATCAAATAAAATCAGAAGTTGATTTGCCCATAATAGGTATTATTAAGAGAGTTTATAATGATTCTCCTGTTTTTATTACCCCTACTATTAAAGAAGTAGATGAACTTTGTAGTGAAGGAGTTGATGTGATTGCTATTGATGCTACTCTTAGAGAACGTCCCGATGGTGTTTTGTTGTCTGAGTTTTTTAATAAAATTAAGGAGAAGTATCCCAATCAGCTTTTGATGGCAGATATTGCTTCTTTAGAAGAAGCTGTTAATGCAGATAAGCTTGGATTTGATTTTATTGGTACTACTTTACATGGATATACTAAGGGTACTGAAGGGTGTAATATCGCAGATAATGATTTTGCCTTTTTGAAAAATTTAATCAAATGTAATTTTAAATCGAAGTTGATAGTTGAGGGGAAAATTGATACTCCTCTTAAAGCTAAGAGAAGCTTTGAGTTAGGAGTTTCTTTAGTTGTTGTAGGTGGGGCTATTACTCGGCCTATGGAAATTACAAAAAGTTTTGTTGATAAAATGAATGAGGTTAAGTAG
- a CDS encoding PTS transporter subunit EIIC, whose translation MGRFFESAQKFGRSFMLPIAILPAAGLFLGVGGAFSNPATISAYSFLDLFFLQAVFNIMSTAGAVIFVNLPPIFAIGVAVGLAKSDKGTAGLAAFIGYLVLNSTVGILIDMFGKAEDLSSGAVGSILGIRTLETGVFGGIIVGILTYYLHNKFNKVEFPRVLGFFSGSRFIPIVVSFSSILLAMFIFMFWPFMQSGISRVGVLVDATGYVGTLIYGIFLRMLGPFGLHHIFYLPFWTTGLGGSEIIDGKLIEGTQNIFFAELASQSTDRFFVGTSRFMSGRFITMMFGLPGAALALYRVAKSSQRTKVFGLLFSSALTSFLTGITEPLEFSFLFVAPVLYVVHAVFDGFAFMISHILQITIGQTFSGGFIDFVLFGILQGNSRTNWVLVPMVGVFWFFLYYFSFTFLISKFDYKTPGREDIEDSNSTSLSDASEKGGNIASQVVMGLGGLDNIIELDCCATRLRVTVKDSLKVAKETLEGTGAKGILVKSGGVQVIYGPDVSVLKNEIEEILGD comes from the coding sequence ATGGGGAGATTTTTTGAGAGTGCCCAAAAATTTGGGCGTTCTTTTATGTTGCCTATTGCTATTCTTCCTGCAGCAGGATTATTTTTGGGTGTTGGAGGTGCTTTCTCTAATCCGGCAACTATCAGTGCATATTCGTTTTTGGATTTATTTTTCCTTCAGGCAGTGTTTAATATAATGAGTACTGCAGGTGCTGTTATTTTTGTTAATTTGCCTCCAATATTTGCAATTGGGGTTGCTGTTGGGCTTGCAAAATCAGACAAGGGAACAGCAGGACTTGCTGCTTTTATTGGATATCTTGTTTTAAATTCTACTGTTGGTATTTTAATTGATATGTTTGGGAAAGCTGAGGATCTTTCAAGTGGAGCTGTTGGGTCGATCCTTGGGATTAGAACTTTAGAGACAGGTGTTTTTGGTGGGATTATTGTTGGTATTTTGACTTATTATCTTCACAATAAGTTTAATAAAGTTGAATTTCCAAGAGTTCTTGGATTTTTTTCAGGGTCTAGGTTTATACCAATAGTAGTTTCTTTTTCAAGTATTCTTCTTGCTATGTTTATATTTATGTTTTGGCCTTTCATGCAGTCTGGAATTAGTAGAGTAGGTGTGTTAGTGGATGCAACAGGCTATGTTGGTACTCTTATATACGGTATTTTTTTACGAATGCTTGGTCCTTTTGGGCTTCATCATATATTTTATTTGCCCTTTTGGACAACTGGTCTTGGTGGTTCTGAAATTATTGATGGTAAGTTAATTGAAGGAACTCAGAATATCTTTTTTGCTGAACTTGCATCTCAAAGTACTGATAGATTTTTTGTTGGAACTAGCCGTTTTATGAGCGGAAGATTTATTACTATGATGTTTGGACTACCTGGAGCTGCTCTTGCGCTTTATCGTGTTGCAAAGTCTAGTCAAAGAACAAAGGTTTTTGGTCTTTTATTTTCATCAGCTTTAACCTCCTTTTTAACGGGAATTACGGAACCACTTGAATTTTCTTTTCTCTTTGTAGCACCAGTTCTTTATGTGGTTCATGCAGTGTTTGATGGTTTTGCATTTATGATTTCTCATATTTTGCAAATCACAATAGGACAAACTTTCTCTGGAGGCTTTATTGACTTTGTTCTTTTTGGTATTTTGCAGGGGAATTCAAGAACAAATTGGGTTTTAGTTCCAATGGTAGGCGTTTTTTGGTTTTTCCTATATTACTTTAGTTTCACTTTTTTAATATCTAAATTTGATTATAAAACTCCTGGTAGGGAAGATATTGAAGATTCTAATAGTACATCTCTTTCTGATGCAAGTGAAAAGGGAGGTAACATTGCTTCTCAAGTGGTTATGGGTCTTGGAGGACTTGATAATATTATCGAACTTGATTGTTGTGCTACAAGGCTTAGAGTTACTGTAAAGGATTCTTTGAAAGTTGCAAAAGAGACTTTGGAGGGTACTGGGGCTAAAGGGATTCTTGTGAAGAGTGGTGGTGTTCAAGTGATTTATGGTCCTGATGTCAGTGTACTTAAAAATGAAATAGAAGAAATTCTTGGTGATTGA
- a CDS encoding alpha/beta hydrolase, whose amino-acid sequence MNIKNAIFIFIFLLLLTIVGPRLKFRNEFEKTKVPNNLKEIDQNLLIEESKFNLQENTRKEIIWNKAYTKTEYSVVYIHGFGASKNEIYPIPHNIAKELNANIFFTRLKGHGINNKDSFKGVKTQDWLRDIDEAIQIGQLIGEKLILIGTSNGGTCAIWALKNYPDKIYSAVLISPNIYPKDKRTSLVYYPWGQQIAYLITGGYNELATSKNQRTEHEEVTTFHSPIRQVDSIIAMMGLVKLINTSRFNDLKTPLTIAYSPKDPTVDSMEINKFISEYGGHKKVIPMILVESLYSHVPVGNHSYRSAQNTSYLTKHAVDFIKQIKSK is encoded by the coding sequence ATGAATATAAAAAATGCCATTTTTATCTTTATATTTTTACTTCTATTAACAATAGTAGGCCCAAGACTGAAATTTAGAAATGAATTTGAAAAAACCAAAGTTCCCAACAATCTCAAAGAAATTGATCAAAACCTATTAATCGAGGAATCTAAATTCAATCTACAAGAAAACACAAGAAAAGAAATCATATGGAACAAAGCTTACACAAAAACAGAATACTCAGTAGTATACATTCATGGCTTTGGAGCATCTAAAAATGAAATCTACCCTATTCCACACAATATAGCTAAAGAATTAAACGCAAATATCTTCTTCACAAGACTTAAAGGACACGGAATTAACAATAAAGACTCATTTAAAGGCGTTAAAACTCAAGACTGGTTAAGAGATATTGACGAAGCCATTCAAATTGGCCAATTAATAGGAGAAAAATTAATACTCATTGGAACTTCAAATGGCGGAACTTGTGCTATTTGGGCATTAAAAAACTACCCAGATAAGATATATTCTGCTGTTTTAATATCACCTAATATCTATCCTAAAGATAAAAGAACAAGTTTAGTTTACTACCCTTGGGGACAACAAATTGCTTACCTTATAACAGGCGGATATAATGAACTTGCAACAAGCAAAAATCAAAGAACAGAACACGAAGAGGTTACAACATTCCATTCACCAATACGACAAGTTGATTCAATAATTGCAATGATGGGACTTGTTAAATTAATCAATACTAGTCGATTTAATGATCTCAAAACTCCGTTAACAATAGCTTATTCCCCAAAAGACCCCACAGTAGACTCCATGGAAATAAATAAATTTATAAGTGAATATGGAGGACACAAAAAAGTAATACCAATGATTCTTGTTGAAAGCCTCTATTCTCATGTTCCCGTTGGCAACCACAGTTACAGAAGTGCTCAAAATACATCTTATTTAACAAAACACGCAGTTGACTTTATTAAACAAATAAAAAGCAAGTGA
- a CDS encoding transcriptional repressor — protein sequence MNNNTIEVHSTLEKVGITNDPILLKSLTTELGMKASHSRNRIILHIASNPREYFTAKEIYNKLIKEIPSLSKATVYNTLNILKERNILKDIKTTDQKETRFYLSLTSTIAHFKCNKCNQVYPIQLDDIKDILKDKLGEKWKTKSIEIIYSGSCNNCHQESKKEKSSVEHENN from the coding sequence ATGAACAACAATACAATAGAGGTACATTCTACTTTAGAAAAAGTTGGAATTACTAATGACCCTATCTTGCTAAAATCACTAACAACCGAGCTGGGCATGAAAGCCTCACATTCAAGAAATAGAATAATTTTACACATTGCCTCAAATCCAAGAGAATATTTTACAGCAAAAGAAATTTACAATAAATTAATAAAAGAAATACCTAGTTTGTCAAAAGCAACAGTATATAATACATTAAACATATTGAAAGAACGTAATATTCTTAAAGATATAAAAACAACTGATCAAAAAGAAACAAGATTTTATCTAAGTTTGACTTCTACAATAGCTCACTTTAAATGCAACAAATGCAATCAAGTATATCCTATCCAACTTGATGACATTAAAGATATTCTGAAAGACAAACTTGGAGAAAAATGGAAAACCAAATCTATCGAAATTATCTACTCAGGATCATGCAATAATTGCCATCAAGAATCTAAAAAAGAAAAATCTAGTGTTGAACATGAAAATAATTAA
- the groL gene encoding chaperonin GroEL (60 kDa chaperone family; promotes refolding of misfolded polypeptides especially under stressful conditions; forms two stacked rings of heptamers to form a barrel-shaped 14mer; ends can be capped by GroES; misfolded proteins enter the barrel where they are refolded when GroES binds), which translates to MAKDIYFNEDARRSLLSGIEKLSNAVKVTLGPKGRNVLIDKKFGSPTVTKDGVSVAREVELENAFENMGAQLLKEVAIKTNDLAGDGTTTATVLAYAIAREGLKNVSSGINPIGIKKGIDRAVALAADQIRKSAKKITTKEEIAQVASISANNDASIGEKIAEAMDRVGKDGVITVEESKTFDTTISYVEGMQFDRGYLSPYFSTNKENMSVSFDDAYILICEKKISAIKELLPVLEKVLNTSKPLLIIAEDIEGDALAALVLNSVRGALKVCAIKAPGFGDRRKAMLEDIAILTGGVLVSEELGLTLENVELEQLGQAKSVKVDKDNTTIINTGNKEQIKERAELIKRQIEETSSEYDREKLQERLAKLVGGVAVINVGAVTEVELKEKKHRVEDALSATRAAVEEGVVPGGGSTLVEVAMYLDTVDISKLSYEEKQGFEIVKRSLEEPMRQIISNAGFESSIYIHQIKTDKKGLGFDAANFKWVNMIESGIIDPAKVTRSALQNAASIAGLLLTTECAITEVKEEKNNAGGGYPMDPGMGMM; encoded by the coding sequence ATGGCTAAGGACATATATTTTAATGAAGATGCTAGAAGAAGTTTGCTTAGCGGCATTGAAAAATTATCAAATGCTGTAAAGGTAACTCTTGGTCCTAAGGGGAGAAATGTTTTAATTGATAAGAAGTTTGGTTCTCCTACTGTTACAAAAGATGGAGTGAGTGTTGCTCGTGAAGTTGAACTTGAAAATGCGTTTGAGAATATGGGAGCACAATTGTTAAAAGAAGTTGCAATTAAGACAAATGATCTGGCTGGAGATGGAACTACTACGGCTACCGTACTTGCTTATGCAATTGCAAGAGAGGGACTTAAGAATGTTTCTTCTGGGATTAATCCAATTGGAATAAAGAAAGGAATAGATCGTGCTGTGGCTTTAGCTGCTGATCAAATTCGTAAATCTGCTAAGAAAATTACTACTAAGGAAGAAATTGCACAGGTAGCATCTATTTCTGCAAACAATGATGCTTCAATAGGTGAAAAAATTGCGGAGGCAATGGACAGAGTTGGAAAAGATGGAGTTATTACTGTTGAAGAATCAAAAACTTTTGATACCACAATATCTTATGTTGAGGGAATGCAATTTGATAGAGGATATTTATCTCCTTATTTTTCTACCAATAAAGAAAATATGAGTGTGAGCTTTGATGATGCTTATATTTTAATATGTGAAAAGAAGATTAGTGCAATTAAAGAACTTTTACCAGTGCTTGAGAAAGTTTTAAATACAAGCAAACCTTTATTGATTATTGCTGAAGATATTGAAGGGGATGCTCTTGCTGCACTTGTTTTAAATAGTGTTCGTGGGGCCTTGAAGGTCTGTGCAATTAAAGCTCCTGGATTTGGTGACAGACGCAAGGCAATGCTTGAAGATATTGCTATACTTACAGGAGGAGTGCTTGTTAGTGAGGAATTGGGACTTACTCTTGAGAATGTTGAACTTGAACAACTTGGCCAGGCTAAGTCAGTAAAAGTTGATAAAGACAATACTACAATTATTAATACTGGAAATAAAGAGCAAATAAAAGAGCGTGCAGAGCTTATTAAAAGGCAAATTGAAGAGACAAGTTCTGAATATGATAGAGAAAAGCTTCAAGAGCGTCTTGCAAAACTTGTTGGTGGAGTTGCTGTTATTAATGTTGGTGCTGTTACTGAGGTTGAACTTAAAGAGAAAAAACATAGGGTGGAAGATGCTTTATCTGCAACTCGTGCTGCTGTTGAAGAAGGTGTTGTTCCTGGAGGTGGATCAACTCTTGTTGAAGTAGCTATGTATCTTGATACAGTTGATATAAGTAAACTTAGTTATGAAGAGAAGCAAGGGTTTGAAATTGTTAAGAGAAGTCTTGAGGAACCAATGAGACAAATAATCTCTAATGCTGGATTTGAAAGTTCTATTTATATTCATCAGATTAAGACTGACAAAAAGGGACTTGGTTTTGATGCAGCTAATTTTAAATGGGTAAATATGATTGAGAGTGGTATAATTGATCCTGCGAAGGTTACAAGAAGTGCACTTCAGAATGCGGCTTCAATTGCAGGATTGCTCTTGACAACAGAATGTGCTATTACCGAAGTTAAAGAAGAAAAGAACAATGCTGGTGGTGGTTACCCTATGGATCCTGGAATGGGAATGATGTAA
- the yajC gene encoding preprotein translocase subunit YajC, with protein MFLLQEFSHSSGFFRSLLVFVPVLAIFWFLVISPQRKEEKKKKDMIKSLKKGDRVLTIGGIFGVVKKVGDSEVVLELSSTSEVRFIKSSIEKVILNEIKDKN; from the coding sequence ATGTTTTTATTACAAGAGTTTAGTCATAGTAGTGGTTTTTTTAGGAGCTTATTGGTTTTTGTCCCAGTGCTTGCTATATTTTGGTTTTTAGTAATATCACCTCAGCGTAAAGAAGAGAAAAAAAAGAAGGATATGATCAAAAGCCTTAAAAAGGGTGATAGGGTCTTAACTATAGGTGGAATTTTTGGGGTTGTTAAGAAAGTTGGTGATTCTGAGGTTGTTCTTGAGCTTAGTTCGACTTCTGAGGTAAGATTTATAAAAAGTTCAATTGAAAAAGTTATTCTTAACGAAATTAAAGATAAAAATTAA
- the secD gene encoding protein translocase subunit SecD: MNKVSRFILILFVTLFAYILILPTLKWYFFTNDEDKKISSYSKEALRDYSKNKALSSLVKLKALYQKDPDAQIPDDLKHLIPVAKNNYRIYGKELPKSFNIKALRDGFLTNSDIEELSLEIYRYYEEIKKNKSRIIQLGLDLSGGMSITISLDYLGLEQKLGRTLSSLEKQEALERTMQILKERVDTFGLTEPNITREAGGNKIFLDIPGEKDEKHIDSLLSGKGNLTFYVVDDEATSMLNSKILKAGPLYSIFDIKNSMGLGDNKKIFPWYVKDSYGIDDESTVRYYVVDSSVENSFDGSYIRDAGILNDHKTGRDMVTFNLDTEGSEKFFEFTQKNIGKALAVVMEGKVKSVANINHAIVGGNVSIQGDSFDKKEATELALVFKTAAFPVDIKIDDLRVIGPTIGKKTVELGIKASFLALVLVFLFMFAYYKMSGFVAGFSLVIYNLFLILSILSAFNFTLTLTSIAGLVLTMGMAVDINIVIYERIKEEIRNGRRFERAFEDGFKKAFWAIMDSNVTTFIAVLFLTLLGTGIIQGFACSLSIGIVVSLFSSLVFSRFILEVIMSFSKNKYVSISWSSNYAKGV; encoded by the coding sequence ATGAATAAAGTCTCTCGATTTATATTGATACTATTTGTGACATTATTTGCTTATATTTTGATACTTCCTACTTTAAAATGGTATTTTTTTACTAATGATGAAGATAAAAAAATTAGTTCGTATTCAAAAGAGGCTTTAAGAGATTATTCTAAGAATAAGGCCTTGAGTTCTCTTGTTAAACTTAAAGCTTTGTATCAAAAAGATCCCGATGCTCAGATTCCAGATGATTTGAAACATTTAATTCCAGTTGCAAAAAATAATTATAGAATTTATGGAAAGGAGTTACCTAAGTCTTTTAATATCAAAGCCTTAAGGGATGGGTTTTTAACAAATTCTGATATTGAAGAGCTTAGTCTTGAAATTTATAGGTATTATGAAGAGATAAAGAAGAATAAGAGCAGAATAATACAACTTGGACTTGATTTATCTGGGGGAATGAGTATTACTATTTCTCTTGATTACTTAGGGCTTGAACAAAAGTTAGGAAGAACTTTGAGTTCTTTAGAAAAGCAAGAAGCTCTTGAACGTACAATGCAAATACTTAAGGAGAGAGTAGATACGTTTGGGCTTACAGAACCTAATATTACAAGGGAAGCAGGTGGGAATAAGATTTTTTTAGATATTCCTGGGGAAAAGGATGAGAAGCATATTGATTCTCTTTTAAGTGGTAAAGGGAATTTAACCTTTTATGTGGTTGATGATGAAGCTACTTCTATGCTTAATTCTAAAATATTAAAAGCTGGCCCTTTGTACTCAATTTTTGATATTAAGAATAGCATGGGACTTGGAGATAATAAGAAAATTTTTCCATGGTATGTTAAGGATTCTTATGGTATTGATGATGAATCTACAGTTCGTTACTATGTTGTTGATTCTAGTGTTGAAAATTCTTTTGATGGTTCCTATATTAGAGATGCTGGCATTTTAAATGATCATAAAACAGGTAGAGATATGGTTACGTTTAATCTCGATACTGAGGGAAGTGAGAAGTTTTTTGAATTTACTCAAAAGAATATTGGTAAAGCATTAGCTGTGGTCATGGAAGGGAAAGTTAAATCTGTAGCTAATATTAATCATGCTATTGTTGGTGGAAATGTTTCAATTCAAGGAGATTCATTTGATAAAAAAGAAGCCACTGAGCTTGCACTTGTTTTTAAAACAGCAGCTTTTCCAGTTGATATAAAGATAGATGACTTGAGAGTTATTGGACCTACTATTGGGAAGAAAACAGTTGAGCTTGGAATAAAAGCATCGTTTCTTGCGCTTGTTTTAGTTTTTTTATTTATGTTTGCATATTACAAGATGAGTGGTTTTGTAGCAGGATTTTCATTGGTTATTTATAATCTATTTTTGATATTGTCAATTCTTTCAGCATTTAACTTTACTTTAACTCTTACAAGCATTGCAGGTCTTGTATTAACAATGGGGATGGCTGTTGATATTAATATAGTTATTTATGAACGTATTAAGGAAGAGATTAGAAATGGTCGGAGATTTGAGAGAGCCTTTGAAGATGGATTTAAAAAAGCTTTTTGGGCAATAATGGATTCAAATGTTACAACGTTTATTGCTGTTCTTTTTTTAACTCTTCTTGGAACCGGAATTATTCAAGGTTTCGCTTGTTCTTTGTCTATAGGGATTGTGGTGTCACTTTTTAGTAGCTTAGTTTTTTCAAGATTTATTTTGGAAGTGATTATGTCTTTCAGTAAGAACAAATATGTAAGTATCTCTTGGAGTTCAAATTATGCAAAAGGTGTTTAA
- the secF gene encoding protein translocase subunit SecF, with translation MQKVFNFLKCGNKVTVVSLCIIFSSFIYTFICHGGYNWGIDFSSGVNVNFVIDKVGVKDYDVKKVLSPFYKTFDVNEIISSDSFKSQFSIVVKSDITDYAFKKEIHNILVDRLSAEFGVNVEILDSYFIDSNFSSILRTRSILLVCLTFALILVYVALRFRLSYAVASIFATMHDILFVIAFLGVFRIEINSTIIVSILTIVGYSLNDTIIIFDRIRENSRNMTDVSFLNVLNVSISQTLSRTILTSVTTFVTVFSIYIFTEGAIKDFALVFMVGVIVGTYSSIFIASPILLSCYKKIR, from the coding sequence ATGCAAAAGGTGTTTAATTTTTTAAAATGTGGAAATAAAGTTACTGTAGTTAGTCTTTGTATTATTTTCTCAAGTTTTATTTATACTTTTATATGTCATGGTGGTTATAATTGGGGAATAGATTTTTCTTCAGGAGTTAATGTTAATTTTGTAATAGATAAAGTAGGTGTTAAAGATTATGATGTTAAAAAGGTACTCTCTCCATTTTATAAAACGTTTGATGTGAATGAAATTATTTCAAGTGATTCTTTTAAGAGCCAGTTTTCTATTGTGGTGAAGTCAGACATTACTGATTATGCTTTTAAAAAAGAGATTCATAATATTCTAGTCGATAGATTGAGTGCTGAATTCGGTGTTAATGTTGAAATTCTTGATTCTTATTTTATTGACTCAAATTTTTCATCTATTTTAAGAACAAGATCAATTTTATTGGTTTGTTTAACGTTTGCACTTATTTTGGTTTATGTGGCATTAAGGTTTAGGTTAAGTTATGCTGTTGCATCAATATTTGCAACGATGCATGACATACTTTTTGTGATTGCTTTTTTAGGGGTATTTAGAATAGAGATAAATAGTACAATCATTGTGTCTATATTGACGATTGTTGGGTATTCTTTAAATGATACGATAATTATTTTTGATAGAATTAGGGAAAATTCTAGAAATATGACTGATGTTTCATTTTTGAATGTTTTAAATGTAAGTATCAGTCAAACTTTATCAAGAACCATTTTGACATCTGTTACAACATTTGTAACTGTATTTTCTATTTATATTTTTACTGAGGGTGCTATTAAAGATTTTGCTTTGGTATTTATGGTAGGTGTTATTGTTGGTACTTATTCTTCAATTTTCATAGCTTCTCCTATTCTTTTAAGTTGTTATAAAAAAATTAGATAG